In Anomalospiza imberbis isolate Cuckoo-Finch-1a 21T00152 chromosome 10, ASM3175350v1, whole genome shotgun sequence, the following proteins share a genomic window:
- the SPTSSB gene encoding serine palmitoyltransferase small subunit B isoform X1: MTPAPGKARETRCSRETAGVPEVPAGSIPRASPSPAPPLLLPRSPAPQARAQRLRQRQRAGRRDRPGAAAAERAGGRCSPAPLELKMDVKRVKDYLYWLYYQYQLVTCSYVLEPWEQSMFHTITVTVLAMVVYTAYVFVPIHVRLALQFFSQIFGPQPESAVLN; this comes from the exons ATGACGCCAGCGCCGGGAAAAGCCAGGGAAACACGGTGCTCCAGGGAAACAGCTGGCGTCCCGGAGGTGCCAGCCGGCTCCATCCCACGGGCTTCCCCGAGCCCGGCTCCGCcgctcctcctcccccgctccccggCGCCGCAAGCCCGAGCGCAGCGGctgcggcagcggcagcgggcGGGGCGGAGGGAccggcccggggccgcggccgcggAGAGAGCGGGCGGGAG GTGCTCTCCAGCCCCCCTGGAGCTGAAGATGGACGTGAAGAGGGTGAAGGACTACCTGTACTGGCTGTACTACCAGTACCAGCTGGTGACGTGCAGCTACGTGCTGGAGCCCTGGGAGCAGTCCATGTTCCACACCATCACCGTCACCGTGCTGGCCATGGTGGTGTACACGGCCTACGTCTTCGTGCCCATCCACGTCCGCCTGGCCTTGCAATTCTTCTCCCAGATTTTCGGGCCCCAGCCCGAGAGCGCCGTGCTGAACTGA
- the SPTSSB gene encoding serine palmitoyltransferase small subunit B isoform X2, translated as MDVKRVKDYLYWLYYQYQLVTCSYVLEPWEQSMFHTITVTVLAMVVYTAYVFVPIHVRLALQFFSQIFGPQPESAVLN; from the coding sequence ATGGACGTGAAGAGGGTGAAGGACTACCTGTACTGGCTGTACTACCAGTACCAGCTGGTGACGTGCAGCTACGTGCTGGAGCCCTGGGAGCAGTCCATGTTCCACACCATCACCGTCACCGTGCTGGCCATGGTGGTGTACACGGCCTACGTCTTCGTGCCCATCCACGTCCGCCTGGCCTTGCAATTCTTCTCCCAGATTTTCGGGCCCCAGCCCGAGAGCGCCGTGCTGAACTGA